The region GATTAAAAAAAATGAAAAACATCGAAGATTAATCTTCAAAAAATAACATGGGAAAACCAATAACAGATTTCATAGAAAAATACTTCTTACACTTTAACAGTGCAGCGCTTGTGGATGCTGCCAAAGGTTATGAAGCACAACTCAACCAAGGTTCAAAAATGCTCGTTTCCCTCGCCGGAGCAATGAGTACTGCCGAAATTGGTAAAATTTTTGGCGAGATGATACGTCAAGATAAAGTACATATCATTTCCTGTACCGGAGCCAACCTCGAAGAAGATTTGATGAATCTTGTGGCGCACAGTCACTATAAAAGAGTTCCTAACTACCGCGATTTAACCCCGCAAGATGAGTGGGATTTACTGGAAAAAGGCCTCAATCGTGTAACCGATACCTGTATACCAGAGCAAGAAGCTTTTAGAAGATTACAAGAGCACATCGTTAAGATATGGAAAGATGCAGAGGCTAATGGCGAGCGTTATTTCCCTCATGAATACATGTATAAACTGTTGCTTAGTGGTGTTCTAGAACAGTACTATGAAATCCCTATTGAGAACTCATGGATGTATGCAGCTGCCAAAG is a window of Nonlabens sp. MB-3u-79 DNA encoding:
- a CDS encoding deoxyhypusine synthase family protein, translated to MGKPITDFIEKYFLHFNSAALVDAAKGYEAQLNQGSKMLVSLAGAMSTAEIGKIFGEMIRQDKVHIISCTGANLEEDLMNLVAHSHYKRVPNYRDLTPQDEWDLLEKGLNRVTDTCIPEQEAFRRLQEHIVKIWKDAEANGERYFPHEYMYKLLLSGVLEQYYEIPIENSWMYAAAKANLPIVVPGWEDSTMGNIFASYVLKGELKASTVKSGIEYMTFLADWYTDNSQKGIGFFQIGGGIAGDFPICVVPMLYQDMERTDTPFWSYFCQISDSTTSYGSYSGAVPNEKITWGKLDQDTPKFIVESDATIVAPLIFAYLLEM